The Pogona vitticeps strain Pit_001003342236 chromosome 3, PviZW2.1, whole genome shotgun sequence genome includes a window with the following:
- the MAP6D1 gene encoding MAP6 domain-containing protein 1, giving the protein MAWPCISRVCCLARFWNQLDKSDLAVPLTIHNYSDIEEQPGEEGADGGGGGVPPPPRIPTGGSSTTGGSRPPQAQSRAATALPISASAPSLQESLAAVKRPSKKAGGGGGGAPHQHQQRKEPFAAETQYQEDFRAWPVQKRDALPWIGESRRVEAPGAPPGTAPVAAPAAPAPAPSSQAGLPGGSHVYVLPTAGQEVGSKYSGFKQGWPSSSPPGVRKTTSSYRHEYRPWTGAKRSRPTKTTQGFIIPEDHFAQESSYKADFKIPEVKAKFSPNPSAVFQAPSRILNV; this is encoded by the exons atggCTTGGCCCTGCATCAGCCGCGTGTGCTGCCTGGCGCGCTTCTGGAACCAGCTGGACAAGTCGGACCTGGCCGTGCCGCTCACCATCCACAATTACTCCGACATCGAAGAGCAGCCGGGCGAGGAAGGGGCGgacgggggcggcgggggcgtcCCACCGCCACCTCGGATCCCAACAGGTGGCAGCAGCACCACCGGCGGCAGCCGGCCCCCTCAGGCCCAATCCCGGGCAGCCACCGCGCTGCCCATCTCGGCGTCCGCCCCTTCCCTGCAGGAGAGCCTGGCCGCCGTCAAGAGGCCGTCGAAAaaggcgggcggcggcggcggcggcgccccccACCAGCACCAGCAACGGAAGGAGCCTTTCGCCGCAGAGACTCAGTACCAGGAGGATTTCCGTGCATGGCCGGTGCAGAAAAGGGACGCCTTGCCCTGGATCGGCGAGTCCAGGCGCGTAGAGGCTCCCGGAGCGCCCCCCGGAACTGCCCCGgtcgccgcccccgccgccccggCCCCGGCACCCTCTTCCCAGGCGGGGCTCCCGGGGGGCTCCCACGTCTACGTGCTGCCGACGGCCGGGCAGGAGGTGGGCAGTAAGTACAGCGGCTTCAAGCAGGGGTGGCCCTCCTCCTCGCCACCCGGCGTCCGCAAGACCACCTCCTCCTACAG GCATGAGTATCGCCCATGGACTGGAGCAAAAAGATCAAGGCCTACCAAGACAACACAAGGGTTCATCATTCCAGAGGATCACTTTGCACAAGAATCTAGCTACAAGGCAGATTTTAAG ATTCCAGAAGTGAAGGCTAAGTTTTCTCCCAACCCTTCTGCTGTCTTCCAGGCACCATCTCGCATCCTCAATGTATGA